From the Colletotrichum lupini chromosome 1, complete sequence genome, the window AGAACCAACGAACCGGATTCAAGTGCATCTACTGGCTTGTAAGTCTATGCTTTCACAAAGGGGGTGCTATTCGAGTTGCCAAACACAGCAATTTATTGAGACTGGCGCAACTCTCCTCCATCCCCATATTGAACGTCGTGTTCTATAGCAGTGCATCCACTAACCGCGCTCACAGGTACTTGCAGATGAGGATCCTGAGCGAGAAGCAAGGCTGGCAAAGCACATCGCCGAATACCCCAAAGTCAGTTCAATCCAATCCCATCAAACCTTCTCTCGTGCGTGCATCAATGCTCACATTCGTCCCATAGGAGAAGAATTCCATTCTAGACACAGCAGCATCTATCAGCGCAACCCCGCGAACCCCAACAGGCGCGTCCTTCCACCCTGTCGGCCACATCTCTCTCGACATCGACAACCCCGCCGCGGCGCCCCTCAATCTTCCGATCCCCAAGGAAAACGTCTACTGGATCAAGAGCCTTTACGTTTCATTCGCACTGCAGAGCTGCGGTATCGCCAGGGCCGCCATGGACTTGGTCGAGAGCATGGCCACCAGTGAGCCGCTCTGCGCAAGGACGCTCATGTTGGATACGGTCTCTAAGGAGGACCAGTTGAGAAAGGAGTCCATGGTTGTGGCGCAGGGAAGACTTCCGCCGGTGAGTTGACTCTGCTTCCTTTAACATCGTTGCGAGTTGTAGACGACTGACATAATGGTTTCACGTAGACGCCGACGCATGCATGGTATGAAAGGAGAGGATATAAACTGATCCACACCATCAACAACTTTTACGGGTTCCCGGAAAAGGATCCGGATGGCAACTTGCTCATTCGAAGAACGGTGTTCTTACGCAGAGATCTCGTCTAGCGTATTATTCTAGATAGGTACTCGGCGCGTACATGTGAATAGATCTAACTCCGGATACAAATGTCTATAACTTGCAGTAGTGAGCCTTTAGTCGGTCTTTTCAGTGTACCCAGGCGCCCCCTTCCCCTTCATCTGCATGATCGCCTGGCCTCCCGGCTGCCCGCCAATCACGCTCATCTTCATCATCTTCTCATAAAATGGCACAGACTTGTCCCAGCTATCGGTAGCCAACACGCTCTTCCTCAAATACGGCATCGGCTCGAGCACTTCCTGCACGCATCCCACGAGCCATCTTCCTAGGCCCTTGCCTTGGAGCGTGGGGTCAACCCACACGTCCGTGGTGTAGGCAAAGGATACAAAGTCGGTGACGACACGCGCGAAACCGATTAATTGATGATACTCCTTCGTCTCGGTGCCGCTGCTGCCGCTGGATTCTTTTTGAGAAGTGGTGGTGTCGTAGAGGCCGAAGCAGAGTGAGTTTTCCAGCATTTCTCTCACGAAGGACTCTGGTATGGCTTTGGTCCAGTAGACGGCTTCCGACGCGAATGCAGCGTTGAGTTGGGTGACGGAGACGAGAGATGCATCTGTCGAGATGAGGTACGAGTCTCTCGTCCAGCGACGGTTCCGCATTTCGGTGCTGGGTGAGGACATGTTTGAGGCGTGTATATCGGGATGATGTTATTGGCTGAGTGCGTGGGTAGATTGTGTAAATTGCTTGGAGTTGCGCCTTTCGAATGACGAGTCCCACAGTAGGG encodes:
- a CDS encoding acetyltransferase is translated as MSSPSTEMRNRRWTRDSYLISTDASLVSVTQLNAAFASEAVYWTKAIPESFVREMLENSLCFGLYDTTTSQKESSGSSGTETKEYHQLIGFARVVTDFVSFAYTTDVWVDPTLQGKGLGRWLVGCVQEVLEPMPYLRKSVLATDSWDKSVPFYEKMMKMSVIGGQPGGQAIMQMKGKGAPGYTEKTD